The Euphorbia lathyris chromosome 4, ddEupLath1.1, whole genome shotgun sequence genomic interval TAGTAAGAAAACAATGGGTAAGGTTCTTTACCTGTACTAAGAATAGTTAAGTTATGGGTCTCCTATTCTATAGCTTGGAGCTTAATTATCTTCTGATCAAAAGGTTGAGACTGTCGTGATTTTTAGGCCCGGGAACATTGAAGAAGATGGTTAAACAGTGTAAATCGTGTTTTTTTTTCCGATCTTTACCTTGTTTACggattaataaaataaaaaatctgttaactattattttaattatctaataTCAGAACCGTAGGATTACATTGCAactaaatctaacggtgaagGTCCAAATATAATTTGGTCATTAGGGTCCATTTGAACGGGACTGCTCAATAACATACTTAAATTGATAACATACTTATCTATTTTGTTCCTTATCTTTATCTTTATGGTCTACTATTactagggaaaattataaacgAGATAAGGTAACAAAATAAATCTATTGTTCTTAggaaagtattaatttagtctccacgtataaaatagtatcaatatagatttaacgtttaaaaaatggtaccaatttagaccTCAATAGcggaacgagacacgtcattgTTATTACTCCGTTAACTTCTATCAATTGTATGTGGatggagaaatcagaacttaacggagtaataagAATCACATGTCCAATCTGTTCTCGATGCCTAAATTAAtacctttttttaaacgttaattaagtctatattgatgttattttgtatgtagaagctaaattgatatttttctaaaatccatagatttattttaatatcttatcccttaacaaaataaaaataaaaacatgaatttctgatatgtttggaaaaaaaataaatcaatactGATGAAATACAGAAATAACAACTtgttaaaatctaaaaaaaatgtaaattatgACTTATGATGTAATTTCCTATTAGGGTAAACCCATTCATGACCAGATGTTTTAGTTGGGCTTTGACAGGGTTAGATTTgggtttaaaaatcaaatgACAAACCCAATCCAAATTAACCcacttaaaatatatatattgtttttaataataaaaataaatatttatatttaaaaataaatatttcataTATACAACGGAGGACTCAACGAGCTACGAAAGACAAACAAAATAACACAAAGTCAAAGACAAAATAGAGCGACACTACTAAGAGATCATCTCTCTAGGTCATGAAATCTCACTAATATCTTGCCAGAACTCATGACTGACACTAGAAAACAATTTTGAAACAAATGGAAGCCGTTGGACAAAGTTAATGCATAGTTATCCAGATTATTCGCCGCTCTGTTACTTTCTCTAAAGACATGCATAATTCTAACATCCTAGCTTCTATTAATGAGCTCAAAACATGCACGAATAAGGTTGTTACATATACTCGAGTTACCATCTCTATTATTTATCAAAGAAACTGATAAATTAGAATCACTCCCTACAATAGGATGGTGAATACCTAAGCTACATGCAAGCTTCATTCCTTTATAAATAGCCCACAACTTCTCTTGAGTAGCTGAACAAATATTGATATTGAGCGGTAAACCTCAAATCCAGTTTCATTCTCAATTTCTGATAACTCTCCCACTTTGTGCTGGCATGGGGTTGCTTTTGCTATAatcatcagtattcagcttgaACACGTTAGCAATCGGAAGATGTCATTGCACCTCAATCTCTCATCTATAACCAGTGTGTATTTCCTCACCATGTCCATCCTATAGAAGATTGCGTTCTCTTCAAAACTGGTTCTAAGGAAGTCTATCATCATCTGCAGTTGTTGATCATTCCCTTCAAACATTCTGATGCAGTGCCATTTTCAGACCCACCAAATAGTGATAGAAGAACAAAATTTTCTAATCTTTGAATGAGAAAAATCATTAAGATTAAACATTATCCAATATTGTTCATTGAATTCCAAAACTGCAGTAAACTGTCTagaataaaaatatttcaaatttgTTTTGCTTTTGCACAATCCCTCAAAATATTTCAAatctgtttgggaattagctattagctgattacattagctgatttgactagctgatttgattagctgtttgtgtagacctgtttggtaaaaattagctgattgataatagcggtttgtgcaaaaagacgaataaggacattaattttggcgcaggagaagagcgAGTCTatttattagggttaaagaagtccattaattttaatattgcaaaacgctaattgaaaaagctcattttaagaactttttctaaattagcgttttcatcccaaaactctctccaccaaacactccaattagcggtttcaatggtcaaacctctaaaattggtcaaaaccgctctttttatcccaaaacgctcttaaccaaacagggccataatctctaaataaaaattacaaccGGAGTAAACTTCTAATTGAGTAAAGTCTTGctaaaaattataattctaCTTTTTATTTGGTGGGCGCATGAAAAGGAATTTAGTAAGAcctgttgtttgataaaactgaaaattaagtgctgaaaaaataagtactgaattttaagtgctgaatattataagtgctgaaaatattgagtgatataattattataaaaatattagttgataatgtttaacttaaaatgctaagttaaatattttgacttaccaaaataagtgatttttaacttaatttattaatttaagtggtggataaataattgttatcaaacacacttaaattaaataagtacttaatattttaatttaagtcggCTTATCAAATAAGGCCTTAGTTTGGTTATTTTCCCCAACAGTCTTCGAGTGTCTGATCGATAATTTCGATCGGAATTATCGCTAAATCTACGAAATGGAGAAGACAATTGAAGAATATGAAAAACCAGGGTCACAATCAGAATCAGATGAAGATAAAGATGACGACGATGAAGTACCGGAAAAGACGATAAGCCACTATTCCTCAAAGCACAGGATATTATTCGTCGGAGATGGAGATTTCTCCTTCTCTCTTTGCTTAGCCAGAGCTTTTGGTTCTGCGTGCAACATGGTCGCCACTACTATCGACAGCCAAGGTTAGTTACTCTTTTACTCTTTCTCGATTTCGTTTCTAGTCAAAAGTGTTTTTTCTGATTGTAAGGGTTTTTAATTTTTGGGCAGAGAAGATAGAGAAGAAGTACAGTAATGGAGTAGCAAATGTGAGGGAATTGGAAGAAAGAGGATGCTTGGTTCTCTTTGGAGTGGATGCGAAGCAGATGAGCCAACATTTCTTCTTGAGAACACAAAGATTTGATCGAATTGTCTACAATTTCCCTCATGTTGGTTTCCTCTACCGGGAAGATAGCTATTGCCAAATCCAGTTacgttttcttcttctatacCATTTCTTTTGCTTTTCTTCTGTTTAAACAAACATAATATACTTTTACATGATTCTTCTAACAAGGAATCCATAGATTAGAGTAGAATGTTAGATGCACACTTCCAACTTAAGAGAGGATCAATCAAGTGTTCTTTGCCTGAAAGATAAGGCAAAAGGCTTTAATCTGGCCTTTCTGCTCTGCACAATTTGTTATGCTGAAATCATAGATGgatatgttgcacggaaactccaCTTCACTGGGGCTTTAGGCTTTTTCATAATCGTTTCTGGCTTAGGAAAATGTTTCCGCCTGCAAAAAGAATCCAATTAAGACTGATTCTAGTTAATTGAAACTTTCTCTATTCCACAAAATCTAATTATTCCTATCTTTTGCTCACTATTGTGATCATCTGTATCtgtaccatttttttttttattatacttcaaatatttataaatatgtctctatatttttaatattgacGCGTTTTTTCAACACATTTCTGTTTCATATAACCTTTCCAGTGTATGTTCTGTTCTATGTCCGTTTCCGTGGAATATAGATGGATACAATCGTTGTGGGTGATCAAACTGTCTCCAATTGTACAATGGTGCATATGGTTTTAAACTGTTGATCAAGTACCAAATTTTGCAAAAGTTTGAAGTAAAAAGGGGTCAAATGTGCCAGAATTAAAGTAATAAATGagtcaaaatgataaatttccTATGTAGTATGGTGCTTTGGCGGCATTTATCACGCACTTC includes:
- the LOC136226029 gene encoding uncharacterized protein At4g26485-like; the encoded protein is MEKTIEEYEKPGSQSESDEDKDDDDEVPEKTISHYSSKHRILFVGDGDFSFSLCLARAFGSACNMVATTIDSQEKIEKKYSNGVANVRELEERGCLVLFGVDAKQMSQHFFLRTQRFDRIVYNFPHVGFLYREDSYCQIQLRFLLLYHFFCFSSV